The Rhodoflexus caldus genome includes a window with the following:
- a CDS encoding T9SS type A sorting domain-containing protein: MLWAQKTFTTAGNWSVAANWTPAGVPTATDNVIINANCTVNVAAACNNLTVNAGRTLTVQGNNFTVNGNTRISSSASFVDNNDGGITNFKGMVRVDSLASWTSTAVTTAANMVFEGGIISIAGPTATAFNAGAATFATSQNLFSRTFMNFGNNVVIGAGAIVNSQALVRITGTLDGVNAASTWRQDRWYRHHPAFGPFGTPDTKEAGGTLEYANATQPMNTGVFDVNYFLSAVNYIRAAGPQNVRAVNYYNLGLFNGTNGAVNAKTMTTPAGELRVDGVLTIYDARFVVAGTGTLKVTRSSIGRNARYDYTSTARNDAVAGFNTMDYYTGQFDVVQATGDPVLSNNNNTFTFSSSSREFTFMRGPTGSSPPSGVFAVKSTNFTTAPTFVIIQAEISTRTIGNTTNAAELMIGNGFGANLTRHAPTARLRFNLVNGNQFSITHPDGTSTTSANQSGTQTLTWVVNRSGTAQTYTAPDGSSQTVGNNLVDVWIGNTQFVNDLAMANSGQAINNIKFVFDASNSNNNVHGINNPNQSYITLRNLRIFTGSLPAGQIGGIVNRYARVTAINGARTSFTVNSSAGFNPGDRVLIMQMKGATIDATAPATNPNFGTITAYNSAGRYEFATISTVPNATTINILAATTNIFDPAGRVQIIRVPSYTDVTVVAPLTAQPWDGDTGGVLALWVTGTLTLNSDIDVSGMGFRGGAVSTSNGDCRDGTWATNNAQWGGKGEGIAETTFNRGRSKLTNGGGGGNPHNSGGGGGSNFGAGADGGRQWNCTGNATDNGCADNPNNATTSNNGGKGGQALDYSAYRLFLGGGGGGGQQNNDTATPGGNGGGIVLIMGNTFVGNGYSIMANGQSVLAGAGGDSSGGGGAGGSVFMSGPTYNTNIRVYASGGKGGDVEFASCHGNGGGGGGGLVRLTRPLPPVMTIYNNGGVSSRNSNNSDCALQGNAYFCAEASGLGGAIFDNLNLLPVEISRFGAERSGEKETRIFWTTLSERNNAGFEVQKSRDGINFTTFSAIFGESGDSFTTRNYEVFDQEPHYGANYYRLKQIDKDGTVTFSKIVVVYFKDINMANGATLFPNPTSQNHLYLRVERADAPVSVVCFDLAGRPMDAAMEKSNANEYRIQFRQQLPQGMYLFKIKVGTDEYLEKVVIQ, translated from the coding sequence ATGTTATGGGCGCAAAAAACCTTCACTACGGCAGGTAATTGGAGCGTGGCAGCCAACTGGACTCCTGCGGGAGTACCAACTGCAACGGATAATGTCATTATCAATGCCAACTGTACGGTCAATGTTGCGGCTGCCTGTAACAATCTGACGGTCAATGCCGGTCGTACCTTAACAGTACAAGGCAACAACTTCACCGTTAATGGCAATACGCGCATTTCAAGTTCTGCAAGTTTTGTGGACAATAACGACGGCGGTATTACCAACTTTAAAGGCATGGTTCGTGTGGACTCTTTGGCCTCATGGACAAGCACAGCCGTAACGACTGCTGCTAACATGGTATTTGAAGGGGGGATTATCTCAATCGCAGGCCCCACCGCCACGGCTTTCAATGCCGGTGCAGCTACTTTTGCTACGAGCCAAAACCTGTTTAGCCGCACGTTCATGAATTTTGGTAACAATGTAGTCATCGGGGCAGGTGCAATAGTCAATAGTCAGGCATTGGTACGCATTACAGGTACGCTGGATGGTGTCAATGCGGCTTCTACTTGGCGGCAAGACCGATGGTACAGGCATCATCCCGCTTTCGGCCCCTTTGGAACGCCCGATACTAAAGAGGCAGGCGGCACATTAGAGTACGCCAATGCGACCCAGCCCATGAACACGGGCGTGTTTGATGTGAATTACTTCTTGAGTGCAGTTAATTACATACGTGCCGCGGGGCCTCAAAATGTAAGAGCCGTAAACTATTACAATTTAGGCCTCTTTAATGGTACCAATGGTGCGGTAAATGCAAAGACGATGACGACACCTGCCGGCGAGTTGCGTGTAGATGGTGTATTGACAATTTATGATGCTCGTTTTGTAGTAGCGGGTACAGGTACGCTCAAAGTAACCCGCTCATCTATCGGACGCAATGCACGATATGATTATACTTCTACGGCCAGAAATGATGCAGTAGCAGGGTTTAATACCATGGATTACTATACCGGACAATTTGATGTGGTACAGGCCACCGGCGACCCTGTTCTTTCCAATAACAACAACACCTTTACTTTCAGCAGTTCCTCCCGCGAATTTACTTTTATGCGCGGCCCGACAGGTTCATCTCCTCCTTCCGGAGTGTTTGCCGTTAAGTCTACCAACTTTACCACTGCCCCAACATTTGTGATTATTCAAGCGGAAATCAGTACGCGCACCATTGGAAATACGACTAACGCAGCCGAGTTGATGATAGGTAATGGTTTTGGTGCAAACCTGACCCGTCATGCACCTACGGCGCGCCTGCGATTCAATCTGGTAAACGGAAACCAGTTTTCTATTACCCATCCGGATGGTACATCTACTACCAGCGCCAACCAGTCCGGTACACAAACCCTGACGTGGGTAGTAAACCGCTCCGGTACAGCGCAAACCTACACTGCCCCTGATGGCAGTTCGCAAACCGTTGGTAACAATCTGGTGGACGTATGGATAGGTAATACGCAATTTGTCAACGACTTAGCCATGGCAAACAGCGGGCAAGCTATCAATAATATCAAATTTGTATTTGACGCCAGCAACAGCAATAATAACGTTCACGGCATCAATAACCCCAACCAGAGCTATATTACCCTGCGTAACCTGCGCATATTTACCGGTAGTTTACCTGCCGGGCAAATTGGCGGCATCGTGAATCGTTATGCTCGGGTAACAGCCATCAATGGAGCCCGTACAAGTTTTACGGTTAATAGCAGTGCAGGATTCAACCCCGGCGACCGCGTACTGATTATGCAGATGAAGGGTGCAACCATAGATGCCACTGCACCGGCTACCAATCCTAACTTTGGAACGATTACGGCTTACAATAGTGCAGGCAGGTACGAATTTGCTACGATTAGCACCGTGCCTAATGCTACCACTATTAATATATTGGCAGCTACTACCAATATTTTTGACCCCGCAGGTAGGGTGCAGATAATACGTGTACCCAGTTATACCGATGTAACGGTTGTTGCTCCTCTTACTGCACAGCCGTGGGATGGTGATACAGGTGGAGTACTGGCGCTGTGGGTAACAGGTACGCTTACGCTAAACTCCGATATAGATGTTTCAGGAATGGGCTTCCGTGGTGGAGCAGTCAGCACCTCCAATGGCGATTGCCGCGATGGCACATGGGCTACCAATAATGCACAGTGGGGCGGAAAAGGAGAAGGTATTGCAGAAACTACTTTTAACCGCGGGCGTTCCAAACTGACCAATGGCGGCGGCGGCGGTAATCCACACAACTCCGGCGGTGGCGGCGGTAGCAACTTTGGTGCAGGTGCCGATGGTGGCAGGCAGTGGAACTGTACCGGTAATGCAACAGACAACGGATGTGCCGATAATCCTAATAACGCCACTACCTCCAACAATGGCGGCAAAGGCGGTCAGGCCCTTGATTATTCTGCCTATCGCCTGTTCTTAGGCGGCGGCGGCGGTGGCGGTCAGCAAAACAACGATACCGCTACGCCCGGTGGCAACGGCGGCGGCATCGTACTGATTATGGGCAATACATTTGTCGGCAATGGCTATTCCATCATGGCAAATGGTCAGTCTGTACTGGCAGGTGCGGGTGGCGACTCCAGCGGTGGCGGCGGCGCAGGCGGCAGCGTGTTCATGAGCGGCCCTACCTACAACACCAATATTCGCGTATATGCTTCGGGCGGTAAAGGCGGCGACGTAGAATTTGCCAGTTGCCACGGCAATGGCGGCGGCGGCGGCGGTGGCTTGGTGCGCCTGACAAGACCATTGCCCCCCGTGATGACCATTTACAACAACGGCGGTGTCAGCAGCCGCAACAGCAACAATTCCGACTGTGCTTTGCAAGGCAATGCCTATTTCTGTGCCGAAGCATCAGGTTTGGGTGGTGCTATTTTTGACAACCTCAACCTGCTTCCCGTAGAAATCAGCCGATTTGGTGCAGAACGCAGCGGCGAAAAAGAAACCCGTATCTTCTGGACTACATTGTCCGAAAGAAACAATGCCGGTTTTGAAGTACAGAAAAGCCGCGACGGTATCAACTTTACCACATTTTCAGCTATTTTTGGCGAAAGCGGCGACAGTTTCACCACCCGCAACTATGAAGTATTTGACCAAGAACCACACTACGGCGCTAACTATTATCGCCTGAAACAAATTGACAAAGACGGTACGGTTACGTTCTCTAAAATAGTCGTGGTTTACTTCAAAGACATCAACATGGCCAACGGTGCAACCCTGTTCCCTAATCCTACTTCGCAAAACCACCTGTATTTGCGCGTAGAAAGAGCCGATGCGCCTGTGTCCGTCGTATGCTTCGATTTGGCAGGTCGCCCGATGGATGCTGCCATGGAAAAAAGCAATGCCAACGAATACCGCATCCAATTCCGCCAGCAACTGCCTCAGGGTATGTATCTGTTCAAGATAAAAGTAGGCACTGATGAATACCTTGAAAAGGTAGTCATTCAATAG
- a CDS encoding DUF4199 domain-containing protein, which translates to MKQKLLQTALLTGIVAALVICLFLILLYAFGLNPFGQYKLMFMPLYAMVLMGGLWYFRMKHMEGWLHGWQGVFLGALTAVFAAAFYAVLVYTLLAYIMPDMLTAHKANLTQWMTSNQAVMVEQFGKAVYESNLQAVNNITASDIALDEWIKTAAIGLVIGMALGVFFKKTPPVKQPPTQ; encoded by the coding sequence ATGAAACAAAAACTTCTTCAAACGGCATTGCTGACAGGTATTGTTGCTGCCTTGGTTATCTGCCTGTTTTTGATACTGTTATACGCTTTTGGGTTAAATCCTTTCGGGCAGTATAAACTCATGTTTATGCCGCTGTATGCCATGGTACTGATGGGCGGTCTGTGGTATTTCCGCATGAAACACATGGAAGGCTGGTTGCACGGTTGGCAAGGGGTGTTTCTGGGGGCATTAACCGCCGTATTTGCCGCCGCTTTTTATGCCGTACTTGTATATACATTGCTGGCCTACATCATGCCCGATATGCTGACCGCGCATAAGGCCAATCTAACCCAATGGATGACAAGCAATCAGGCTGTTATGGTAGAGCAGTTTGGCAAAGCAGTATATGAAAGCAATCTGCAAGCGGTAAATAATATCACAGCCTCCGATATTGCCTTAGACGAGTGGATTAAAACGGCTGCTATCGGCTTGGTCATTGGTATGGCTTTAGGGGTGTTTTTTAAGAAAACGCCGCCGGTGAAACAGCCACCGACCCAATGA
- the lgt gene encoding prolipoprotein diacylglyceryl transferase: protein MELLASLAFIDWNADPEIFSLGPFTVRWYGLLFALGFFVGQFIMARIYKLEGKPEADLEMLMLYMIVSTVVGARLGHCLFYQPDYYLAHPIDILKVWEGGLASHGATIGILLGLWLYTRKRPDQPYMWLLDRIVIVVALGGGFIRLGNLMNSEIIGSPTDVPWAFIFHKVDEVPRHPAQLYEAISCFLLFAALYYSYNQTKEKTPTGRLFGLFVWVLFSLRIVYEFFKENQVPFEDTLPLNMGQILSIPLVLIGLWIYIRSFQSKPTTA, encoded by the coding sequence ATGGAATTACTTGCATCGCTTGCATTTATTGACTGGAATGCAGACCCTGAGATTTTTTCACTGGGGCCGTTTACTGTCCGTTGGTACGGACTTTTGTTTGCGCTGGGCTTTTTTGTAGGCCAATTTATCATGGCGCGCATCTATAAACTGGAAGGTAAACCCGAAGCCGACCTTGAAATGCTCATGCTCTACATGATTGTTTCTACGGTGGTAGGCGCACGACTGGGGCACTGTCTGTTTTACCAGCCCGACTACTACCTTGCCCACCCGATAGATATCCTCAAAGTATGGGAAGGCGGGCTTGCCAGCCACGGAGCAACCATCGGCATATTGCTTGGCCTGTGGCTCTATACCCGCAAGCGCCCCGACCAACCGTATATGTGGCTGCTCGACCGCATCGTGATTGTAGTAGCCCTCGGCGGCGGATTCATTCGCTTAGGCAACCTGATGAACTCAGAAATTATCGGCAGCCCGACCGATGTGCCTTGGGCTTTTATCTTCCACAAAGTAGATGAAGTACCGCGCCATCCGGCACAACTTTATGAGGCTATTTCCTGCTTCTTACTGTTTGCTGCACTCTATTACAGTTATAATCAAACCAAAGAAAAAACACCAACGGGCAGGCTGTTCGGACTGTTCGTATGGGTACTTTTCAGCCTGCGCATTGTGTACGAATTTTTCAAAGAGAACCAAGTACCGTTTGAAGATACACTGCCACTGAATATGGGGCAAATACTCAGCATCCCGCTTGTACTGATTGGATTGTGGATTTACATCCGTTCTTTCCAGTCCAAGCCTACTACTGCCTGA
- a CDS encoding 1,4-dihydroxy-2-naphthoate polyprenyltransferase, with protein sequence MSTSVKAWISAFRLRTLPLALASIFLGSWLAAADNGFRWEILGLCALTTILLQILSNLANDYGDSIHGADLVKERQGPSRAVQSGKISLADMKLGMIICGVLAFISGLTLLYVAFGDLQQAFWIFLLLGLAAIAAAVTYTAGAKPYGYAGLGDISVLIFFGWVGVIGTYYLHTLQFNAILLLPATACGLLATAVLNINNIRDIASDTKAGKRSIPVRLGADRAVLYHWLLLFGAVGCALIYAILLGKGFYPLLFLGAVPALVRNGLAVSQLRRNPAIDAYLKQMALSTLLFVTMLGIGVYLAG encoded by the coding sequence ATGAGTACATCGGTTAAGGCATGGATTAGTGCATTTCGCCTGCGCACGTTGCCACTGGCACTGGCAAGCATTTTTTTGGGCAGTTGGCTTGCGGCAGCAGACAATGGCTTTCGCTGGGAAATATTAGGCTTGTGCGCACTCACGACTATTTTGTTGCAAATCCTTTCCAATTTGGCCAACGACTATGGCGACTCCATCCACGGTGCGGATTTGGTAAAAGAGCGCCAAGGCCCCTCGCGCGCGGTGCAGTCGGGCAAAATCAGCCTCGCCGACATGAAACTCGGCATGATAATTTGCGGTGTGCTGGCTTTTATTTCGGGTTTAACATTGCTTTACGTAGCCTTTGGCGACTTGCAACAGGCTTTCTGGATTTTTCTGCTGTTGGGGCTTGCCGCCATTGCAGCGGCTGTAACCTATACTGCCGGAGCAAAACCCTACGGCTATGCCGGCTTGGGTGATATTTCCGTACTGATTTTCTTCGGCTGGGTGGGCGTAATAGGCACTTACTACCTACACACCCTGCAATTCAATGCAATTTTGTTGCTGCCGGCTACGGCCTGCGGTCTGCTGGCAACAGCTGTGCTGAACATCAATAACATCCGCGACATAGCATCTGATACCAAAGCGGGCAAACGCTCCATTCCTGTGCGGCTGGGTGCAGACCGTGCCGTACTCTACCACTGGTTGCTGCTCTTCGGCGCAGTAGGCTGTGCGCTCATCTATGCCATCCTGCTCGGCAAAGGCTTCTATCCGTTGCTGTTTCTTGGGGCTGTGCCTGCGCTTGTGCGCAATGGTTTGGCAGTCAGTCAGTTGCGCAGAAACCCTGCTATTGATGCGTACCTGAAACAGATGGCACTCAGCACGCTGCTGTTTGTAACGATGCTGGGCATTGGGGTTTATCTGGCGGGGTAG
- a CDS encoding C69 family dipeptidase — MCDTLVALPAVTANGSTVLAKNSDREPDEAQAITLLPRQTWQSKTCQTTFIGIPQAAETYACILSRPFQMWGAEMGVNEWGVAIGNEAVFTRVKIKKQNTGLTGMDMLRLALERTKTAREALHCIINLLETYGQDACGGYRNRSFYYHNSFLIADAREAYVLETADRHWAYGQVRAYHTISNRLSIGADADVVSEQAASFARAKGWWNGRQPFDFSRAFSDWLYTTVGRGKVRQACTTGLLATHQGQITAAHCFDFLATHHLPHPQFKPSKATTADICMHATGLLNPSRTTGSMVAEISTDKSPTVWLTGTSNPCVSVFIPFFFGAQVPEHLLTPAAAPDGSLWWQAEELQRHINVDYRKRRALIEPERQHVQSVILEKYRQYPPEKLPNLTGEALQMVQQWIQDCLKKI, encoded by the coding sequence ATGTGCGATACCCTTGTTGCGCTGCCTGCGGTTACTGCCAACGGCAGCACTGTTTTGGCCAAAAACTCCGACCGTGAACCCGATGAGGCACAGGCAATTACCCTATTGCCACGCCAAACATGGCAGAGTAAAACCTGCCAAACAACCTTTATTGGTATTCCGCAGGCAGCGGAAACCTATGCCTGTATTCTTTCCCGACCGTTTCAGATGTGGGGTGCAGAAATGGGCGTGAATGAATGGGGAGTAGCCATTGGCAACGAGGCGGTATTTACACGGGTCAAAATCAAAAAACAAAATACGGGATTAACGGGGATGGATATGTTGCGGCTGGCATTGGAGCGAACCAAAACAGCGCGGGAAGCATTGCATTGCATCATTAACCTGTTGGAAACATACGGGCAGGATGCCTGCGGAGGCTATCGCAATCGGTCGTTTTATTACCACAACAGCTTCCTGATTGCCGATGCCCGCGAAGCCTATGTGCTGGAAACCGCTGACAGGCACTGGGCGTATGGTCAAGTTCGCGCGTATCATACCATTTCCAACCGCCTGAGCATAGGGGCTGATGCTGATGTGGTAAGTGAACAGGCAGCCTCTTTTGCGCGTGCCAAAGGTTGGTGGAACGGCAGGCAGCCGTTTGATTTCAGCCGCGCTTTCAGTGATTGGCTTTATACAACGGTTGGCAGGGGCAAAGTGCGTCAGGCGTGTACAACAGGATTACTTGCAACGCATCAAGGGCAGATTACGGCAGCGCACTGCTTTGATTTTTTGGCCACGCATCATCTGCCGCATCCACAGTTTAAACCTTCCAAAGCAACAACGGCAGATATTTGTATGCACGCCACAGGTTTGCTCAATCCCAGCCGCACTACTGGCAGCATGGTTGCGGAAATCAGTACAGATAAGTCGCCAACTGTATGGCTGACAGGCACTTCTAATCCTTGTGTATCTGTTTTTATTCCTTTTTTCTTTGGCGCACAAGTGCCCGAACATTTGCTGACACCCGCTGCCGCACCCGATGGGTCGCTGTGGTGGCAGGCAGAAGAGTTGCAAAGACACATTAACGTTGATTACCGCAAACGGCGTGCACTGATTGAGCCGGAAAGACAACATGTCCAATCGGTCATTCTAGAAAAATACCGACAATATCCGCCTGAAAAACTGCCTAACCTCACCGGCGAAGCGCTGCAAATGGTGCAGCAATGGATACAGGATTGTTTGAAAAAGATTTAG
- a CDS encoding YggS family pyridoxal phosphate-dependent enzyme, with product MIRTEVIHQVLEDLKPYHATLVAVTKTRPQEDLQALYDFGLRIFGENRVQEMVPKHEALPADIQWHLIGHLQSNKVKYIAPFVELIHSVDSFKLLQEINKQAAKHNRTIACLLQMHIAQEETKFGLDERELFAMLESPELLELENIRIAGLMGMASNTDDMAQVRREFAGLRETFEKLRSWLPDIQVLSMGMSNDYRIALEEGSNMVRIGSKLFA from the coding sequence ATGATTCGCACAGAAGTTATTCATCAGGTTTTAGAAGATTTAAAACCCTATCATGCCACGCTGGTAGCCGTTACCAAAACGCGCCCACAGGAAGATTTGCAAGCCCTCTACGATTTCGGGTTGCGTATTTTTGGTGAAAACCGAGTGCAAGAAATGGTGCCTAAACACGAGGCACTGCCTGCCGATATTCAGTGGCACCTCATCGGGCATTTGCAAAGCAACAAGGTGAAATACATTGCGCCGTTTGTGGAGTTGATTCATTCGGTGGACAGTTTCAAACTATTGCAGGAAATTAACAAACAAGCAGCCAAGCACAACCGCACCATCGCCTGCCTGTTGCAAATGCACATTGCACAGGAAGAAACCAAATTCGGGTTAGACGAACGTGAACTGTTTGCCATGCTGGAATCGCCCGAACTACTGGAACTGGAAAATATCCGTATTGCAGGGCTGATGGGTATGGCTTCCAACACCGACGATATGGCACAAGTACGCCGCGAGTTTGCAGGTCTACGCGAAACTTTTGAAAAATTGCGTTCTTGGCTGCCCGATATACAGGTGCTGTCTATGGGCATGAGCAATGACTACCGCATTGCACTGGAAGAGGGCAGCAATATGGTGCGCATCGGCAGCAAATTGTTTGCATAA
- a CDS encoding organic hydroperoxide resistance protein, producing the protein MLNKIHYTASVTNVGARTGNVKSDDGVLDLEVRQPVALGGPKGNYTNPEQLFAAAYAACFGGALQAAGKGKNMADATVTVKVHIGNEIEGGFGLGAEIHVSLPHLSKAEAEEIVDKAHATCPYSKATRGNIDVKLVVL; encoded by the coding sequence ATGCTCAACAAAATACACTACACAGCATCGGTAACCAACGTAGGTGCACGCACCGGAAACGTAAAATCCGACGACGGCGTTTTAGACCTTGAAGTACGCCAACCCGTAGCTTTGGGCGGCCCCAAAGGAAATTATACCAACCCCGAGCAATTATTTGCCGCCGCTTATGCTGCTTGCTTTGGCGGTGCTTTGCAAGCTGCCGGCAAGGGTAAAAACATGGCAGACGCTACTGTTACCGTTAAAGTCCACATTGGTAATGAGATTGAAGGAGGCTTTGGCTTAGGGGCTGAGATTCATGTTTCCTTGCCTCATTTGAGTAAAGCAGAAGCCGAGGAAATTGTAGATAAAGCCCATGCAACCTGTCCGTATTCCAAAGCTACCCGCGGCAACATAGATGTGAAACTGGTGGTGCTCTGA
- a CDS encoding lysophospholipid acyltransferase family protein, with amino-acid sequence MALRILNPKKVKLPRLKFLRRDPFGNWLILKRALLSVFAVGTYARMNIINKLKIEGTEYLMDLPDKNVLFISNHQTYYADVIALYHIFCSVKWRMKDSIRFPIYFFLPRVKSFYVAAEETMLESGFLPKVFTYAGAVTVRRSWRSKGEDIQRAPDRQAPEKIKKALEYGWVINFPQGTTKPYAPVRKGTAHIIKDFKPIVVPVVLNGFRRAFDKKGLKLKKRGTTLSVRFKPPIVFDDSYTVEQIREEIARLIEQVPEGTGIPPVPEA; translated from the coding sequence ATGGCTCTTCGCATACTGAATCCTAAAAAAGTAAAGTTGCCGCGGCTGAAGTTTCTTCGGCGCGACCCCTTCGGCAACTGGCTGATTTTGAAACGTGCGCTGCTGAGCGTTTTCGCAGTAGGTACGTATGCACGCATGAACATTATCAACAAATTGAAGATAGAAGGAACGGAATATCTGATGGATTTGCCCGACAAGAACGTCCTTTTCATATCCAATCACCAGACATACTATGCCGATGTGATTGCGTTGTACCACATTTTTTGCAGCGTCAAATGGCGGATGAAAGATTCTATTCGCTTTCCTATATACTTTTTTCTGCCAAGAGTAAAAAGTTTTTACGTGGCTGCCGAAGAAACCATGCTTGAAAGCGGATTTTTGCCAAAGGTTTTCACCTATGCCGGAGCCGTAACCGTTCGCCGCTCATGGCGCAGCAAAGGCGAAGACATACAGCGTGCCCCGGATAGGCAAGCGCCCGAAAAAATCAAAAAAGCATTGGAATACGGCTGGGTAATTAACTTCCCGCAGGGCACTACAAAACCCTATGCACCTGTGCGCAAAGGAACGGCACACATTATCAAAGACTTTAAACCCATAGTAGTACCGGTAGTGCTGAACGGATTCCGTCGGGCATTTGATAAAAAGGGATTGAAGCTCAAAAAACGTGGCACAACCCTTTCCGTTCGGTTTAAGCCGCCCATCGTATTTGATGACAGTTATACCGTTGAGCAAATCAGAGAAGAAATCGCGCGACTGATAGAACAAGTGCCGGAAGGAACAGGTATTCCTCCGGTGCCCGAAGCGTAG
- a CDS encoding alpha/beta hydrolase, with product MEDIAQHNAVFNFNARYYTWGTLSAQTEKIWWVMHGYGQLAAYFVRKFAHLDSATNYIIAPQGLSKHYLKGFEGRVGAVWMTREDRLNDIANNMHYLQAVYALESAKPHFQHVPKVYMLGFSQGCATLCRWLAHSKVPYNRLIMWAGEMPADVLSNVHETPIPSRELFFVYGNRDELIPEGEAEKHFHALESIGLRPQVVNFEGGHEMPADIISFISE from the coding sequence ATGGAAGACATTGCACAACACAATGCCGTTTTCAATTTTAATGCCCGCTACTACACGTGGGGCACACTTTCGGCACAGACAGAGAAAATCTGGTGGGTTATGCACGGCTACGGGCAATTGGCCGCCTATTTTGTCCGAAAATTTGCTCATTTAGACTCTGCCACCAACTACATCATAGCACCGCAGGGGCTTTCCAAGCACTACCTGAAAGGCTTTGAGGGCAGGGTAGGGGCAGTTTGGATGACCCGTGAAGACCGCCTGAACGATATAGCCAACAATATGCACTATTTGCAGGCAGTATATGCGCTGGAATCGGCCAAACCGCATTTCCAACATGTACCGAAGGTGTACATGTTGGGCTTTTCGCAAGGGTGCGCCACGCTTTGCCGTTGGCTGGCACACAGCAAAGTGCCCTATAATCGCCTGATTATGTGGGCAGGAGAAATGCCCGCCGATGTGCTGTCAAACGTACACGAAACACCTATTCCCTCGCGTGAATTGTTTTTTGTGTACGGCAACCGCGATGAGCTGATTCCCGAAGGTGAAGCCGAAAAACATTTTCATGCTTTGGAAAGTATTGGCTTGCGTCCGCAGGTAGTTAATTTTGAAGGCGGACATGAAATGCCTGCCGACATCATTTCCTTTATCAGCGAATAG